A genomic stretch from Calidithermus timidus DSM 17022 includes:
- a CDS encoding phosphatidate cytidylyltransferase, whose amino-acid sequence MEKPTQPEQARVKTAEDSLATRFFSSIVGFALLLFIMWVGLSLILPVLIGILWLATAELRDMLRLRGIALNMHFLRWGGVVMLLFSLPQLHDIYPGIPWREVALGLVLIGAFSYELLYGANIPRFAFSLMAFLYVPFMLGYLVLLRYTPDAVQGFWTLLLPIFASFSTDVGAYLVGKRFGRHKLAPSISPGKTVEGSIGGIVAGFLGVLLIAALANAAMPFRWVELLAVSLLLSLSAQLGDLTESMLKRYCGVKDSGSFLPGHGGLLDRMDSLLFSVPLTYFLLRIFVG is encoded by the coding sequence ATGGAAAAGCCCACCCAGCCAGAGCAAGCTCGAGTCAAAACCGCAGAAGATTCGCTGGCTACGCGCTTCTTCTCCTCCATCGTCGGCTTCGCCCTGCTGCTGTTCATCATGTGGGTGGGGCTGTCGCTGATTCTTCCGGTGCTGATCGGAATCCTGTGGCTGGCCACTGCCGAATTGCGCGACATGCTGCGCCTGCGTGGCATCGCGCTCAACATGCATTTCCTGCGCTGGGGCGGGGTGGTGATGCTGCTGTTCTCGCTACCCCAACTGCACGACATCTACCCCGGCATCCCCTGGCGCGAGGTGGCGCTGGGGCTGGTGCTCATCGGCGCTTTCAGCTACGAGCTGCTCTACGGCGCCAATATCCCCCGCTTTGCCTTCAGCCTGATGGCCTTCCTCTACGTGCCGTTCATGCTGGGCTATCTGGTGCTGCTGCGTTACACCCCCGACGCCGTGCAGGGCTTCTGGACGCTGCTGCTGCCGATCTTCGCTAGCTTCAGCACCGACGTGGGGGCCTACCTCGTGGGCAAGCGCTTTGGCAGGCACAAGCTGGCCCCCAGCATCAGCCCTGGCAAGACCGTCGAAGGCTCCATCGGCGGCATAGTGGCCGGCTTCCTGGGGGTGCTGCTCATCGCCGCCCTGGCCAACGCCGCCATGCCCTTCCGCTGGGTCGAACTGCTGGCCGTCAGCCTCCTCCTCTCCCTCTCCGCCCAGCTCGGAGACCTCACGGAGTCCATGCTCAAGCGCTATTGTGGCGTCAAGGACTCCGGCTCCTTCCTCCCCGGCCACGGTGGCCTTCTCGATCGCATGGACAGCCTGCTCTTCAGCGTGCCCCTGACGTACTTCCTGCTCCGAATCTTCGTAGGATAG
- the tsf gene encoding translation elongation factor Ts, with protein MSQLEQIKKLREQTGAGMSDVKKALEDAGWDMEKATTLLRERGALKAAKKADREARDGIIGYYIHHNQRVGVIVELNSETDFVARNEEFQALAKDIAMHIAMANPRYVSVEQVPAEDLEKEKQIYIAQLLGEGKPQHIAEKAAEGRLKKFYEEMVLLEQPFVKDEKIKVGDLIKAAIAKIGENIVVRRFSRFEVGA; from the coding sequence ATGAGCCAACTCGAGCAGATCAAAAAACTACGCGAGCAGACCGGCGCGGGCATGAGCGACGTCAAGAAGGCCCTGGAAGACGCTGGCTGGGACATGGAAAAAGCCACCACCCTACTGCGCGAGCGCGGGGCGCTGAAGGCGGCTAAGAAGGCCGATCGCGAGGCCCGCGACGGGATCATCGGCTACTACATCCACCACAACCAGCGGGTGGGGGTTATCGTCGAGCTCAACTCCGAGACCGACTTCGTAGCCCGCAACGAGGAGTTCCAGGCCCTGGCCAAGGACATCGCCATGCACATCGCCATGGCCAACCCTCGCTACGTGAGCGTCGAGCAGGTTCCGGCGGAAGACCTCGAGAAAGAAAAGCAGATCTACATCGCCCAGCTCCTGGGCGAGGGCAAGCCCCAGCACATCGCCGAGAAAGCCGCCGAGGGTCGCCTCAAGAAGTTCTACGAGGAGATGGTGCTCTTAGAGCAGCCCTTCGTCAAGGACGAAAAGATCAAGGTGGGTGACCTCATCAAGGCGGCCATCGCCAAGATCGGGGAGAACATCGTAGTCCGGCGCTTCAGCCGCTTCGAGGTAGGAGCGTAA
- the frr gene encoding ribosome recycling factor, translated as MLKDIYAEARNHMQKALEALEHHLSGMRSGRANPALLNNIKVEYYGSLMPLNQVGTVSAPDARTLVIQAWDPQALKEIEKAIRDSDLGLNPNNKGDSIFIVIPPLTEERRKDLVKSVKHYGEEAKVAMRNARREALDKIKKLEKEKLISEDDLKRAEAEVQKITDEFVHKADSAVQKKEHEILGS; from the coding sequence ATGCTAAAAGACATTTACGCTGAAGCCAGAAATCACATGCAGAAGGCTCTCGAGGCCCTCGAGCACCACCTCAGCGGAATGCGCTCTGGCAGAGCCAATCCCGCCCTGCTCAACAACATCAAAGTCGAATACTACGGCTCACTCATGCCCCTCAACCAAGTCGGGACCGTCTCCGCGCCCGACGCGCGCACCCTGGTCATCCAAGCCTGGGACCCCCAAGCCCTCAAGGAGATCGAGAAGGCCATCCGTGACTCCGACTTGGGGCTCAACCCCAACAACAAAGGCGATTCCATCTTCATCGTCATCCCTCCCCTGACCGAGGAACGCCGCAAGGACCTGGTCAAATCGGTCAAGCACTACGGCGAGGAGGCCAAGGTAGCCATGCGCAACGCTCGCCGGGAAGCACTGGACAAGATCAAGAAGCTGGAAAAGGAGAAGCTCATCTCCGAAGACGACCTCAAGCGCGCCGAGGCCGAGGTGCAGAAGATCACCGACGAGTTCGTGCACAAGGCCGATTCGGCGGTGCAGAAAAAGGAGCACGAGATCCTCGGCAGTTGA
- the lysS gene encoding lysine--tRNA ligase, whose amino-acid sequence MPEWSEQTQQRLKNLEALVEAGFEPFPYRFDKTHDAAQIRATHGGAQPQQEWPDEHVRVAGRLMTLREMGKVIFAHLQDGSGRIQLYFSKSDTERFELLKKLDVGDIVGVEGHVFTTKTGEITVKVRHWTPLVKALHPLPDKWHGIKDVEVRYRQRYLDLIQNPEVREVFKTRTQIIRLIRRFFEERGFLEVEGPTLHEVAGGTEARPFKTYHNALGHEFNLRIALELHLKRLLVGGFEKVFEIGRNYRNEGISPKHNPEFTMLEAYWAYADYNDMSALVEELVHSVVVAVKGSPKLRYGQHDIDFSRPFARVDFVGSLKEKAGLDFDPTDLARLREWTDARHPELRKVPDYGLLDKLFGIYVEPTLINPTFVMDVPLAISPLVKKHRTRPGLTERTDLFVAGFEIAPIYSELNDALEQRERFMRQLEQRAAGDEEIPEPDEDFLLALEYGMPPAGGMGFGIDRFTMVLTDQPSIRDVLLFPLLKPRKAGPVGAETIPAEVE is encoded by the coding sequence ATGCCCGAGTGGAGTGAACAGACCCAGCAGAGATTGAAGAACCTCGAGGCCCTGGTCGAGGCAGGGTTCGAGCCTTTCCCCTACCGCTTCGACAAGACCCACGACGCTGCGCAGATCCGCGCGACCCACGGGGGAGCGCAGCCCCAGCAGGAGTGGCCTGATGAGCACGTGAGGGTCGCGGGTCGGCTGATGACCCTGCGCGAGATGGGTAAGGTCATCTTCGCCCACCTTCAAGATGGCTCGGGGCGCATCCAGCTCTACTTCTCCAAGAGCGACACCGAGCGCTTCGAACTCCTCAAGAAGCTCGACGTGGGCGACATCGTGGGGGTGGAGGGTCACGTATTCACCACCAAGACCGGGGAGATCACCGTCAAGGTGCGGCACTGGACACCGCTGGTCAAAGCGCTGCACCCCCTGCCCGACAAGTGGCACGGCATCAAGGACGTGGAGGTGCGTTACCGTCAGCGCTACCTCGACCTCATTCAGAACCCCGAGGTACGCGAAGTCTTCAAAACCCGCACCCAGATCATCCGGCTGATCCGGCGCTTCTTCGAGGAGCGAGGCTTCCTCGAGGTCGAAGGCCCCACCCTGCACGAGGTGGCCGGCGGCACCGAGGCCAGGCCCTTCAAGACCTACCACAACGCCCTGGGCCACGAGTTCAACCTGCGCATCGCCCTCGAGCTACACCTCAAGCGGCTCTTAGTAGGCGGCTTCGAGAAGGTCTTCGAGATCGGGCGCAACTACCGCAACGAGGGCATCAGCCCCAAGCACAACCCCGAGTTCACCATGCTCGAGGCCTACTGGGCCTACGCCGACTACAACGATATGAGCGCGCTCGTCGAGGAGTTGGTGCACTCGGTGGTGGTGGCGGTCAAGGGCAGCCCCAAGCTGCGCTACGGCCAGCACGACATCGACTTCTCACGCCCCTTCGCCCGCGTCGACTTCGTGGGCTCCTTGAAGGAGAAGGCCGGCCTCGACTTCGACCCCACCGACCTTGCCCGCCTGCGTGAGTGGACCGACGCCCGCCACCCCGAACTGCGCAAAGTCCCCGACTACGGCCTGCTCGATAAGCTCTTCGGGATCTACGTTGAACCCACCCTGATCAACCCCACCTTTGTGATGGACGTGCCGCTGGCCATCAGCCCGCTGGTCAAGAAGCACCGCACTCGCCCCGGCCTGACCGAGCGTACCGACTTGTTCGTGGCCGGCTTCGAGATCGCCCCTATCTACTCCGAACTCAACGACGCCCTCGAGCAGCGCGAGCGCTTCATGCGGCAGCTCGAGCAGCGGGCGGCGGGCGATGAGGAGATCCCCGAACCCGACGAGGACTTCCTGCTGGCTTTGGAATACGGCATGCCTCCGGCGGGCGGCATGGGTTTCGGCATCGACCGCTTCACCATGGTGCTCACCGACCAGCCCAGCATCCGCGACGTGCTGCTGTTCCCCTTGCTCAAACCGCGCAAGGCCGGCCCCGTTGGGGCCGAGACCATTCCCGCCGAGGTCGAGTGA
- a CDS encoding dihydrodipicolinate synthase family protein yields the protein MIYPPIPTPFDRKGNLDVEAFRDLAQMLEPHVDGILFYGSNGEGVHLTRAEREKGLAVQNPRKPPLVGLMEETLAQGLEALEQAQIVQPRAVLVTPPRYYAANLGNEGLEAYFSGLADAGKQLWLYHVPQNTKAEMPLSVVANLSRHPNISGLKDSSGELARLAFYQSQSLDLEYFTGHAPTFLGALALGASGGILAASNLAPLAFRKLEEAWRSGNMVTANLLQTRLEPLGRVLGQGGFVLLKQAMRHLGLPAGYPRPPYPAESPLWPLFKGILEDLKAEGWLITGD from the coding sequence GTGATCTATCCCCCCATACCCACTCCTTTTGACCGCAAAGGCAATCTCGATGTCGAAGCTTTCCGCGATCTGGCACAGATGCTCGAGCCCCACGTGGACGGCATTCTGTTCTATGGCTCCAACGGCGAAGGCGTCCACCTCACCCGCGCCGAGCGAGAAAAGGGGCTGGCGGTTCAGAACCCCCGCAAGCCCCCGCTGGTAGGGTTGATGGAGGAGACCCTGGCGCAGGGCCTCGAGGCCCTCGAGCAGGCCCAGATCGTACAGCCCAGGGCCGTACTGGTCACACCTCCACGCTACTACGCGGCCAACCTAGGCAACGAGGGGCTCGAGGCCTACTTCAGCGGCCTGGCCGACGCCGGAAAACAGCTCTGGCTCTACCACGTGCCGCAGAACACCAAGGCCGAGATGCCCCTGAGCGTGGTGGCCAACCTCAGCCGCCACCCCAACATCAGCGGCCTCAAAGACTCCAGCGGTGAGCTGGCCCGGCTGGCTTTTTACCAGTCCCAGAGCTTAGACCTCGAGTACTTCACCGGCCACGCCCCCACCTTCTTGGGCGCTTTAGCCCTGGGGGCCAGCGGCGGGATCTTAGCGGCTTCCAACCTGGCTCCCCTGGCCTTCCGCAAGCTCGAGGAGGCCTGGAGGTCGGGCAACATGGTCACGGCCAACCTGCTGCAAACCCGCCTGGAGCCGCTGGGCCGGGTGCTGGGGCAGGGGGGCTTCGTGCTGCTGAAGCAGGCCATGCGCCACCTGGGTCTGCCCGCGGGCTATCCCCGCCCCCCCTACCCTGCCGAAAGCCCCTTATGGCCCTTGTTCAAGGGAATTTTGGAGGACCTCAAGGCCGAGGGGTGGCTGATCACGGGCGACTGA
- the pyrH gene encoding UMP kinase has protein sequence MRYKRVLLKLSGEFLSGNGFGIQPDATKTLAQEVAKAHALGTQLAIVVGGGNLWRGARQGVGMDRATADYIGMLGTIMNALALQDALEFLGVPTRVQTALTIQQVAEPYIRRRALRHLEKGRVVIFGGGTGNPFVTTDTAAALRGLEMNVEAVLMAKNKVDGVYDDDPRKNPQAKKYDTLTFHDALVRGLQVMDGTAMTLCQEQGLPIIVFDMFKEGSLEGVIRGEPIGTLVHR, from the coding sequence ATGAGATACAAGCGCGTACTGCTCAAGCTTTCGGGGGAGTTTCTCTCGGGTAACGGCTTCGGCATCCAGCCCGACGCCACCAAGACCCTGGCCCAGGAAGTCGCCAAGGCCCACGCCCTGGGCACCCAGCTCGCCATCGTGGTGGGTGGGGGCAATCTGTGGCGCGGAGCACGGCAGGGAGTAGGGATGGACCGGGCTACTGCCGACTACATCGGTATGCTGGGCACCATCATGAACGCCCTGGCCTTGCAGGACGCCCTCGAGTTTTTGGGGGTGCCCACCCGCGTGCAGACTGCCCTGACCATCCAGCAAGTCGCCGAGCCCTACATCCGCCGCCGGGCGCTACGGCACTTAGAGAAGGGCCGGGTGGTGATTTTCGGCGGGGGCACGGGCAACCCCTTCGTCACCACCGATACCGCCGCTGCGCTGAGGGGGCTGGAGATGAACGTGGAGGCGGTGCTGATGGCCAAGAACAAGGTGGACGGGGTCTACGACGACGACCCGCGCAAGAACCCCCAGGCCAAAAAGTACGACACCCTCACCTTCCACGATGCCTTGGTCAGGGGCTTGCAGGTCATGGACGGCACCGCCATGACCTTGTGCCAGGAACAGGGCCTCCCCATCATCGTCTTCGACATGTTCAAGGAGGGGAGCCTCGAGGGTGTTATCCGAGGCGAGCCCATCGGCACGCTGGTTCACAGGTGA
- a CDS encoding NAD(P)/FAD-dependent oxidoreductase, with product MKTYPANTPVWEDLSWPGLPALEGDLETDVCVVGLGGSGLSALRELLELGERAVGIDAATVAGGAAGRNGGFLLAGLARFYHESVAQLGRERARAVYQATLEQLERMGRETPEAIRRVGSLRIAEGEEEYRDCLEHLRALQADAFPAEPYDGPEGRGILIPSDGAFNPLLRCRLLAQGLLREGVALFERTPALEIGSGMVRTPGGSIRCKKVIVAVDGGLERLLPELAGRVRTARLQMLATAPAPEVSFPRPVYYRWGYEYWQQLPDGRIALGGFRDQGGEAEWTYDAEPGAEVQGRLERFLRDRLGVRAEITHRWAASVAYTGTGWPILEEVRPDVWAIGAYSGTGNVVGALLGRQAARLAAGYGRGRAEQSWMEWGMLG from the coding sequence ATGAAGACTTACCCTGCGAACACGCCGGTCTGGGAGGACCTGTCCTGGCCCGGCCTGCCTGCTTTGGAGGGCGACCTCGAGACCGACGTCTGCGTGGTGGGGCTCGGGGGGTCGGGGCTGTCGGCCCTGCGGGAGCTGCTCGAGCTGGGAGAGCGGGCGGTGGGTATAGACGCCGCGACGGTGGCCGGGGGTGCGGCGGGGCGAAATGGCGGCTTCCTGCTGGCCGGGCTCGCCCGTTTCTACCACGAGAGCGTGGCGCAGCTGGGGCGCGAGCGGGCCAGGGCCGTCTACCAGGCTACCCTCGAGCAGCTAGAGCGCATGGGCCGGGAGACCCCCGAGGCCATTCGGCGGGTGGGGAGCCTGCGCATCGCCGAAGGCGAGGAGGAATACCGCGACTGCCTCGAGCACCTCCGGGCGCTCCAGGCCGACGCTTTCCCCGCTGAGCCCTACGACGGCCCCGAGGGCCGGGGAATCCTCATCCCCTCGGACGGGGCCTTCAACCCGCTCCTGCGTTGCCGCCTGTTGGCGCAGGGGCTGCTGCGGGAAGGGGTGGCGCTGTTCGAGCGCACCCCAGCCCTCGAGATCGGCAGCGGCATGGTGCGAACGCCTGGGGGAAGCATCCGTTGCAAGAAGGTGATCGTGGCGGTGGACGGGGGGCTCGAGCGCCTGCTCCCCGAACTGGCCGGACGGGTGCGCACCGCCCGCTTGCAGATGTTGGCGACGGCCCCCGCTCCTGAGGTCAGCTTCCCCCGTCCGGTCTACTACCGCTGGGGCTACGAGTACTGGCAGCAACTCCCCGATGGCCGCATCGCGCTGGGGGGGTTCCGCGACCAGGGCGGGGAGGCGGAGTGGACCTACGACGCCGAACCCGGTGCGGAGGTGCAGGGCCGGCTCGAGCGCTTCCTGCGCGATCGCCTGGGTGTGCGGGCCGAGATCACCCACCGCTGGGCGGCTTCGGTGGCCTATACCGGCACCGGCTGGCCCATCCTCGAGGAGGTGCGCCCGGATGTGTGGGCGATTGGGGCTTACAGCGGAACCGGAAACGTGGTGGGGGCCCTTCTGGGCCGACAGGCGGCGCGGCTGGCGGCTGGGTATGGCCGAGGCCGGGCTGAGCAAAGCTGGATGGAATGGGGTATGCTGGGCTGA
- a CDS encoding LEA type 2 family protein, with protein sequence MRRSWFLIVVMLGLAGCVPQVARPQPPGIELLEFRLLRLDPFAGSADFDLRLKLTNPNALTLPILDSTLTAELAGASFAMRLGAVELPAGGTRETLARLRVPVVEGARSLGILLSGQPTRLRLSGELRVSAGPVAVPLGPLTFVDRTVQISLNFQPPTLRLVDLRLEGGSLRIGLEVSNPNPIGFSLEGPVRVLIGGSRVAEVDLDMRLPPGARERSDAAVRLSGFPGLGSVQVQVELKARIPGIWERDIRQVLEGLLR encoded by the coding sequence ATGAGGAGAAGCTGGTTCCTGATCGTTGTGATGCTCGGGCTGGCGGGCTGTGTTCCGCAGGTGGCGCGCCCGCAGCCGCCCGGCATCGAGTTGCTCGAGTTCCGCCTGCTGCGCCTGGACCCCTTCGCCGGCAGCGCCGACTTCGACCTGCGCCTCAAGCTCACCAACCCCAACGCCCTCACCCTGCCCATCCTCGACAGCACCCTCACCGCCGAGCTGGCCGGGGCCAGCTTTGCCATGAGGCTGGGTGCGGTTGAACTCCCGGCGGGTGGCACTCGCGAGACCTTAGCCCGCCTGCGGGTTCCGGTGGTGGAGGGGGCCCGCTCGTTGGGCATCTTGCTGAGCGGCCAGCCCACCCGCTTGCGGCTCTCGGGGGAGCTGCGGGTTTCGGCGGGGCCGGTGGCGGTACCCCTGGGGCCCCTGACCTTCGTTGACCGCACGGTGCAGATCAGCCTCAACTTCCAGCCTCCCACTCTCCGTTTGGTGGACTTGCGGTTGGAGGGGGGCAGCTTGAGGATTGGGCTCGAGGTCTCCAACCCCAACCCCATCGGCTTTAGCCTCGAGGGTCCCGTACGGGTGCTCATCGGCGGCAGCCGGGTGGCCGAGGTCGACTTGGATATGCGCCTACCCCCCGGCGCCCGCGAGCGCAGCGACGCAGCGGTACGCCTGAGCGGCTTTCCTGGCCTGGGCAGTGTGCAGGTGCAGGTCGAGCTCAAGGCCCGCATCCCCGGGATCTGGGAGCGGGACATTCGCCAGGTGCTCGAGGGGCTTTTGCGCTAA
- a CDS encoding GreA/GreB family elongation factor, producing the protein MPREVQLTRDGYERLLRELEQERERLSEATRILQELMESSDDYDDSGLEDAKREKARIEARISTLEDTLSRAAILEGSASKGDLVTLGAVVNLEDDHGGKLQVRVVSPAEASVLEVPMKISDESPMGKALLGRKRGEKLLLDTPKGKREFKIVSVEA; encoded by the coding sequence ATGCCGCGTGAAGTACAGCTTACCCGTGATGGATACGAGCGCCTGCTGCGGGAACTCGAGCAGGAGCGCGAGCGTCTGAGCGAGGCCACCCGCATCCTCCAGGAGCTGATGGAGTCCTCCGACGACTACGACGACTCGGGCCTGGAGGACGCTAAGCGGGAGAAAGCCCGCATCGAGGCCCGCATCAGTACCTTGGAAGACACCCTCTCGCGGGCGGCCATCCTCGAGGGATCTGCGAGCAAGGGCGACCTGGTGACGCTGGGGGCGGTGGTCAACCTCGAGGACGACCACGGCGGCAAACTACAGGTTCGGGTGGTCTCGCCAGCCGAGGCCAGCGTGCTCGAGGTGCCCATGAAGATCTCCGACGAATCGCCCATGGGCAAGGCCCTGCTGGGGCGCAAGAGGGGCGAGAAGCTGTTGCTGGACACCCCCAAAGGTAAACGCGAGTTCAAGATCGTTTCCGTGGAGGCTTGA
- a CDS encoding cation diffusion facilitator family transporter has product MQPLQAAYLSLLVGCAIFALKWTAYRLTGSVALLSDALESIVNIVAALAALWAVGLSRRPADANHPYGHSKAEYFSAVLEGVLIVLAAFTIVREAWPRLLAPSAPHTVGVGLLISLLASGLNLALASFLMRSGKVARSPALVADAHHVLSDVITSLGVLMGMGLAWLTGFWLLDPLLAIVVAGNILWVGWKLVRDSVGGLMDESLKPEELQQIRQALHQAVQGLVLQDKVIEIHDLKTRRAGPSTFAELHLVVPGEMSVAEAHEICDQLEETLRQLLPGAQLTVHVEPEFKAKHTTFTIG; this is encoded by the coding sequence ATGCAACCGCTGCAGGCTGCCTACCTGAGCCTGCTGGTAGGCTGCGCGATCTTCGCCCTGAAGTGGACGGCCTACCGGCTTACGGGCTCGGTGGCCCTGCTGTCGGATGCGCTAGAGTCCATCGTCAACATCGTGGCGGCGCTGGCGGCACTGTGGGCAGTGGGCCTTTCCCGGCGTCCTGCCGATGCCAACCACCCCTACGGCCACAGCAAGGCCGAGTACTTCTCGGCGGTGCTCGAGGGGGTTCTGATCGTACTGGCCGCCTTCACCATCGTGCGGGAGGCCTGGCCCCGCTTGCTGGCCCCCAGCGCGCCCCACACGGTAGGGGTGGGCCTGCTCATCTCCCTGCTGGCTTCGGGGCTGAACCTGGCCCTGGCGTCTTTCCTCATGCGCAGCGGCAAGGTGGCCCGCTCTCCAGCCCTGGTCGCCGACGCGCACCACGTGCTCAGCGACGTGATCACCTCGCTGGGTGTTCTGATGGGAATGGGGTTGGCCTGGCTGACGGGCTTTTGGCTGCTCGATCCCCTCTTGGCCATCGTGGTCGCCGGTAACATCCTGTGGGTGGGCTGGAAGCTGGTGCGGGACTCGGTGGGGGGGTTGATGGACGAGAGCCTCAAGCCGGAGGAGCTCCAGCAGATCCGCCAGGCCCTGCACCAGGCGGTACAGGGCTTGGTGCTGCAGGACAAGGTCATCGAGATCCACGACCTCAAGACCCGCCGGGCTGGACCCAGCACCTTTGCCGAGCTGCACCTGGTGGTGCCGGGCGAGATGTCGGTGGCCGAGGCCCACGAAATTTGTGACCAGCTCGAGGAAACCCTTCGCCAGCTTCTGCCCGGGGCCCAGCTGACGGTTCACGTCGAGCCGGAGTTCAAGGCCAAGCACACCACATTCACGATTGGCTGA
- the rpsB gene encoding 30S ribosomal protein S2: MPFNISIKELLEAGVHFGHETKRWNPKMKRYIYAERNGIFIIDLQKTMVEIERTFSYIQDLSMRGGTILFVGTKKQAQEIVALEAERCGMPYVNVRWLGGMLTNYKTIASRVGRLAELEELFASEEINERVKTEQVRLKHELDRLQKYLGGFRHLKRLPDALFVIDPSKEAIAVKEARKLGIPIVALADTDSDPDLVDYIIPGNDDAIRAIQLILSRVTDLIVETRGGGRPAAAATAPAGAEEVAGEEAQA; the protein is encoded by the coding sequence ATGCCCTTCAACATCAGCATCAAAGAACTGCTCGAAGCCGGGGTTCACTTCGGTCATGAGACCAAGCGCTGGAACCCCAAGATGAAGCGCTACATCTACGCCGAGCGCAACGGCATCTTCATCATCGACCTGCAGAAGACGATGGTGGAGATCGAGCGCACCTTCAGCTACATCCAGGACCTCTCCATGCGCGGGGGCACCATCCTCTTCGTGGGCACTAAGAAGCAGGCCCAGGAGATCGTGGCCCTCGAGGCCGAGCGCTGTGGCATGCCCTACGTGAACGTGCGCTGGCTGGGCGGAATGCTCACCAACTACAAGACCATCGCCAGCCGGGTGGGCCGCCTGGCCGAACTCGAGGAACTCTTCGCCTCCGAGGAGATCAACGAGCGCGTCAAGACCGAGCAGGTACGTCTTAAGCACGAGCTCGACCGGCTTCAGAAGTACCTGGGCGGCTTCCGTCACCTCAAGCGCTTGCCCGACGCCCTCTTCGTCATCGACCCCTCCAAGGAGGCCATCGCGGTCAAGGAAGCCCGCAAGCTGGGCATCCCCATCGTGGCGCTGGCCGACACCGACTCCGACCCCGACCTCGTCGACTACATCATCCCCGGCAACGACGACGCCATCCGGGCCATTCAGCTCATCCTCTCCCGCGTCACCGACCTGATCGTGGAGACCCGCGGTGGAGGACGCCCCGCCGCCGCAGCTACGGCGCCCGCCGGAGCCGAGGAGGTCGCGGGCGAAGAAGCCCAGGCTTAG
- a CDS encoding acyl-CoA thioesterase: MKLHSKPLGKIGPVTIRVPVKVRYAETDAMGVVHHSRYIPWLELARVEWLERLGLPYTEVEAQGLAFAVVEVSLKYRVPARFGDTVEVEVCLSELSSRALRYDYRVWRGETLLAEGYSRHLCQSREGRATRIPPEILRRLEAHWKSHEI; the protein is encoded by the coding sequence ATGAAGCTGCACTCGAAGCCTCTGGGTAAGATAGGACCCGTGACGATCCGCGTTCCCGTCAAGGTGCGCTACGCCGAAACCGACGCCATGGGCGTGGTACACCACTCCCGCTACATCCCCTGGCTCGAGCTCGCCCGGGTGGAGTGGCTCGAGCGCCTGGGGCTCCCCTACACCGAGGTTGAGGCCCAGGGCCTGGCCTTTGCCGTGGTCGAGGTCAGCCTCAAGTACCGCGTTCCCGCCCGCTTCGGCGACACGGTAGAGGTCGAGGTGTGCCTGAGCGAGCTTTCCTCGAGGGCCCTGCGCTATGATTACCGCGTCTGGCGCGGCGAAACCCTGTTGGCCGAGGGTTACAGCCGCCACCTGTGCCAGAGCCGGGAGGGGCGGGCCACCCGCATCCCGCCGGAGATTTTGCGGCGGCTCGAGGCGCACTGGAAATCGCACGAAATTTAG
- a CDS encoding GreA/GreB family elongation factor, with amino-acid sequence MTKKPVYMTAEGVKRLQEELTHRKTTKLAQIANDMGAAIAEGDLRENAGYDEARRAMWDNNSRIAEIEDILSRVVVVEAGNGTPEEVRVGVTVELETETGQRMSLTIVGSAEADVFSGKISDESPMGKALLGKKPGDHVEIPGRRGAQIYRVLELKYA; translated from the coding sequence ATGACCAAGAAACCCGTATACATGACCGCTGAAGGGGTAAAGCGGTTGCAGGAAGAACTGACCCACCGCAAGACCACCAAACTCGCCCAGATCGCCAACGACATGGGAGCCGCCATCGCCGAGGGCGACCTGCGCGAAAACGCCGGATACGACGAGGCCCGGCGAGCCATGTGGGACAACAATAGCCGCATCGCCGAAATCGAGGACATTCTGAGCCGGGTGGTGGTGGTGGAAGCCGGCAACGGCACCCCCGAGGAAGTTAGGGTGGGCGTCACGGTAGAGCTCGAGACCGAAACCGGCCAGCGCATGAGCCTGACCATCGTCGGCAGCGCGGAGGCCGACGTGTTCAGCGGCAAGATCTCCGACGAGTCGCCCATGGGCAAGGCCCTGCTGGGCAAGAAGCCGGGCGACCACGTGGAGATCCCCGGACGCCGGGGCGCTCAGATCTACCGGGTGCTCGAGCTGAAGTACGCCTGA